From the Blattabacterium cuenoti genome, one window contains:
- a CDS encoding ribosome-recycling factor, translating to MEDLMEDLNKIFSFCKKDMQNVFLKLKKEIHTIRLGSKSVAYSLSNIKVKCYGAYSLLLEVSNITTVDNMNIIIKPWDKTILSQIEKSIIDSNLGVTPTNRGDTIHILIPVITEEGRKNIIKNIKIQSEKAKVHIRNIRKKNNNNIKKLKISKDIYKKGEIHIQIITDKYTKKIDEFFLYKENEILKI from the coding sequence ATGGAAGATCTTATGGAAGATTTAAATAAAATTTTCTCTTTTTGCAAAAAAGATATGCAAAATGTTTTTTTAAAATTAAAAAAGGAAATACATACAATTAGATTAGGTAGTAAATCGGTAGCTTATTCATTAAGTAATATTAAAGTAAAATGCTACGGAGCATATTCACTATTATTAGAAGTATCAAATATTACTACTGTAGATAACATGAATATTATTATTAAACCTTGGGATAAAACAATACTTTCACAAATAGAAAAATCAATTATAGATTCAAATTTAGGTGTAACTCCAACAAATAGAGGAGATACAATACATATATTAATTCCTGTAATAACAGAAGAAGGCAGAAAAAATATTATAAAAAATATTAAAATACAATCAGAAAAAGCAAAAGTACATATAAGGAATATAAGAAAAAAAAATAATAATAATATAAAAAAGTTAAAAATATCTAAAGATATTTATAAAAAAGGTGAGATCCATATACAAATAATTACAGATAAATATACTAAAAAAATAGATGAATTCTTTTTATATAAAGAAAATGAGATATTAAAAATATAA
- the asnS gene encoding asparagine--tRNA ligase, with protein sequence MTIKKYSVKELLDKGIIFLNKKILVEGWIRSFRNSIFISLNDGSTVKNLQIVLPKNLEKKVLNKITIGTSIKSIGLIKRSIGNKQNIELQSINFTIYKSVDSKLLQKSILQPKKHSLEKVRTQSHLRFQTNLFSCIMRIRHCISFSIHKYFHEHNFFYIHTPIITTSNCEGIGKMFQVTTLDFSKNTIDYEKDFFKCKTYLSVSGQLEAESASIGLGKVYTFGPVFRAENSNTSRHLSEFWMVEPEVAFYNLEKIINLAENLLKFVIQYILYNCTEDLSFLNDNIKKWNKDKFYLIDKLEHILQSKFQKISYTDVIKILNKKKKKEKNNTHPITWGMDIQSEHEQYLVNEYFKKIPVIIFDYPIGIKAFYMRINDDGKTVRAIDILFPNIGEIVGGSQREERYEILFKRVKDMNIDTNKLWWYLETRKFGSVPHSGFGLGFDRLVQFITGMNNIRDVIPFSRTPNNAEF encoded by the coding sequence ATGACAATAAAAAAATATTCTGTAAAAGAATTATTAGATAAAGGAATTATTTTTTTAAATAAAAAAATATTAGTTGAAGGATGGATTCGTTCTTTTCGTAATTCCATTTTTATTTCTTTGAATGATGGATCTACCGTTAAAAATTTACAAATTGTTCTTCCAAAAAATTTGGAAAAAAAAGTTTTAAATAAAATAACAATTGGAACTTCTATAAAATCAATTGGATTAATAAAAAGAAGCATAGGCAACAAACAAAATATTGAGTTACAATCTATAAATTTTACTATCTACAAATCAGTAGATAGTAAGTTACTTCAAAAATCTATTTTACAACCTAAAAAGCATAGTTTAGAAAAAGTTAGAACACAATCTCATTTACGTTTTCAGACAAATTTATTTAGTTGTATAATGAGAATTAGACACTGTATTTCTTTTTCTATACACAAGTATTTCCATGAACATAATTTTTTTTATATACATACTCCAATTATTACTACTTCAAATTGTGAAGGTATTGGAAAAATGTTTCAAGTAACTACTCTTGATTTTAGTAAAAATACAATAGATTATGAAAAAGATTTTTTTAAATGCAAAACTTATTTGAGTGTATCAGGTCAATTAGAAGCAGAATCTGCTAGTATAGGATTAGGTAAAGTGTATACTTTTGGACCTGTTTTTCGTGCAGAAAATTCAAATACTTCTAGACATTTATCTGAATTTTGGATGGTAGAACCTGAAGTAGCTTTTTACAATTTAGAAAAAATTATAAACTTAGCTGAAAATTTATTAAAATTTGTTATACAATACATTCTTTATAATTGTACAGAAGATTTATCATTTTTAAATGACAATATAAAAAAATGGAATAAAGATAAATTTTATCTTATAGATAAATTGGAACATATATTACAGTCTAAATTTCAAAAAATTAGTTATACAGATGTAATAAAAATACTAAATAAAAAAAAAAAAAAAGAAAAAAACAATACACATCCAATTACTTGGGGAATGGACATTCAATCGGAACATGAACAATATTTAGTTAATGAATATTTCAAAAAAATTCCTGTAATTATATTTGATTATCCGATTGGAATTAAAGCATTTTATATGCGTATTAATGATGATGGTAAAACTGTAAGAGCTATAGATATTTTATTTCCAAATATAGGAGAAATTGTTGGAGGATCTCAAAGAGAAGAACGTTATGAAATATTATTCAAACGAGTAAAAGATATGAATATAGATACAAATAAGCTTTGGTGGTATTTAGAAACACGTAAATTTGGATCAGTTCCTCATAGTGGGTTTGGGTTAGGTTTTGATAGATTAGTTCAATTTATTACTGGAATGAATAATATTCGTGATGTAATTCCATTTTCCAGAACTCCTAATAATGCAGAATTTTAA
- the rpoN gene encoding RNA polymerase factor sigma-54, whose translation MLKHKLIQKVHHRLSPQQIKLLKLVQLSTLDFEKRVQQELEENPALEEEHFSIYESEEDNVIDFESLKNENKYDENNSYETYDNLNEEEYESFNKENLYVTNNNKNSIIYKNITVTYNTSFQEYLRNQLHTFRFLNKEDLYIADFILGNIDDNGYIRRTTKSMADDIMLIFGKSIKEEKIEQLLIEYIQKLDPIGIGSRNLQECLFIQLNRERKSEDIFIAEKIISNYFEYLVKKNYHKLQKKLGVTKKKLKKAICKIKKLNPKPGKIFSENYKNFHNIIPDFTISILDEKLELSINHRNTPELIVSPSYVKMLKKYYKFSNKENQEKHEKTFYFIKSKINSAKWFVDAIKQRKNTLLLTMNAIMDYQKEYFLTGDPIKIKPMILKNISQKIGIGISTVSRVANRKYVNTPYGTFLIKSFFSEKMKNKEGDEISSIKIKKYLKEFISQENKKKPLTDEKLSNIFKKKGYIIARRTITKYRSKMNIPISKMRKTL comes from the coding sequence ATGTTAAAACATAAATTAATACAAAAAGTACATCATAGACTTTCTCCTCAACAAATAAAATTATTAAAATTAGTTCAATTATCTACTTTGGATTTTGAGAAAAGAGTACAACAGGAATTAGAGGAAAATCCAGCTTTAGAAGAAGAACATTTTTCTATTTACGAATCTGAAGAAGATAATGTAATAGATTTTGAGTCTTTAAAAAACGAAAATAAATATGATGAAAATAATTCTTATGAAACATATGATAATTTAAATGAAGAAGAATATGAAAGTTTTAATAAAGAAAATTTATATGTAACAAATAATAATAAAAATTCTATTATTTATAAGAACATAACTGTTACTTATAATACTTCTTTTCAAGAATATTTAAGGAATCAATTACATACTTTTAGATTTTTAAATAAAGAAGATTTATACATTGCCGATTTTATATTGGGGAACATAGATGATAACGGGTATATAAGAAGAACAACAAAATCAATGGCAGATGATATTATGTTAATATTTGGAAAATCAATAAAAGAAGAAAAAATAGAACAATTGCTTATAGAATATATACAAAAATTAGATCCAATAGGAATTGGATCTAGAAATCTACAAGAATGTCTTTTTATTCAATTGAATAGAGAAAGAAAATCAGAAGATATTTTTATAGCAGAAAAAATTATAAGTAATTATTTTGAATATCTAGTAAAGAAAAATTACCATAAACTGCAAAAAAAATTAGGAGTAACAAAAAAAAAATTAAAAAAAGCTATTTGTAAAATAAAAAAACTTAATCCAAAACCTGGAAAAATATTTTCTGAAAACTATAAAAATTTTCACAATATAATTCCAGATTTCACTATTTCTATTTTAGATGAAAAATTAGAATTATCCATTAATCATAGAAATACTCCAGAATTAATAGTATCACCTTCATATGTAAAAATGTTAAAAAAGTACTATAAATTTTCAAATAAAGAAAACCAAGAAAAACATGAAAAAACTTTTTATTTTATAAAAAGTAAAATAAATTCAGCAAAATGGTTTGTTGATGCAATTAAACAACGTAAAAACACTTTGCTTTTAACTATGAATGCTATTATGGATTATCAAAAAGAATATTTTTTAACTGGAGATCCAATAAAAATTAAACCAATGATTTTAAAAAACATTTCTCAAAAAATTGGAATAGGAATATCTACTGTTTCCAGAGTCGCTAACAGAAAATATGTAAATACTCCATATGGAACATTTTTAATTAAAAGTTTTTTTTCCGAAAAAATGAAAAATAAAGAAGGAGATGAAATTTCTTCTATTAAAATAAAAAAATACTTAAAAGAATTTATATCTCAAGAAAACAAAAAAAAACCTCTTACAGATGAAAAATTATCTAATATTTTTAAAAAAAAAGGTTATATAATCGCGAGAAGAACTATAACAAAATATAGATCTAAAATGAATATTCCTATATCAAAAATGAGAAAAACATTATAA
- a CDS encoding SufE family protein, which translates to MTLEKREKIIKNEFNIINNWEDKYKYLIKLGNILKKKTDEFRSEDKLIHGCQSQVWVEAKLKNKRVFFDADSDALIPKGIAALMIRMYSGLHPIEIVYSNYNFIYEIGFNNFLSPIRANGIVLLLKKIKLYSVILNTKITV; encoded by the coding sequence ATGACTTTAGAAAAAAGGGAGAAAATAATAAAAAATGAATTTAATATTATTAATAATTGGGAAGATAAATATAAGTATTTAATTAAGTTAGGAAATATTTTAAAAAAAAAAACAGATGAATTTAGATCTGAAGACAAATTAATTCATGGATGTCAATCACAAGTTTGGGTAGAAGCGAAATTGAAAAATAAACGTGTTTTTTTTGATGCTGATAGCGATGCTTTAATTCCAAAAGGAATTGCTGCTTTAATGATAAGAATGTATTCAGGTCTTCATCCTATTGAAATTGTTTATTCTAATTACAATTTTATTTATGAAATAGGATTTAATAATTTCCTTTCTCCCATTAGAGCAAATGGAATAGTTTTATTGCTAAAAAAAATAAAACTTTATTCAGTTATTCTTAATACTAAGATTACTGTATAA